The Nocardia vinacea genome contains the following window.
CACAGCCCGAGCGTAGTAGATCACAGTCCCAACCTGTGAGCCGCCGTCGCCTTTATCGCAGCAGCTGACGCAGTCGCGCGCCCAGACTGTCCCAGCGCCACTGTTCCTCGACCCACGCGCGTCCCGCAGCGCCCATCTCGGCGGCGGCATCGCGATCGGACAGGATCTCGACGATGGCGTCGGCGATCTCGGTGGTCTTGCGTCCGTCGACGACGCGGCCGGACTTGCCCTCCAGCACGGTTTCCGGTGCACCGCCCGAACGTCCGGCGACCACCGGCACTCCGGACGCCGAGGCCTCCAGGTACACGATGCCCAGACCTTCGACATCGAGCCCGGCCCCGCGGGTGCGGCTCGGCATGGCGAATACATCGGCCAGGGTGTGGTGGGCGGCGAGTTCGCTGGAGGGGACCCGGCCGGTGAAGACCACGTCATCGCTGACGCCGATGGCTGCCGCGAGCCCGTGCAACTTGTCCTCGTACGGTCCGCCGCCCGCGACCACCAACACCGCACCGGGGATCCGCGCGCGGATCTCGAGCATGGCGACGATCAACGCGTCCTGGCCCTTGCGCGGAACCAGTCGGGACAGGCACAGGATGGTCGGGCGATCGCCGAGGCCGTAGCGCTCGCGCAATTCCGCGCGCGCTGCCGGATCCGGCCGGAACACCTCGGTATCGACCCCCGGCGGCAGATATTCGAGTGCGGCGTTCGGCCCGAACGCCGACGCGAATCGGCCGCGCGTATATCTGCTGACATAGGTGACGACATCGGTGTGCTCACCGATGGCGCGCAGCGCCTGCCGCGCACCCGGCAGCATGGACCAGCCGACCTCGTGACCGTGCGTACTCGCCAGAATCCGGGTGGCGCCTGCGCGCCGCAGCATCGGCGACAGCAGTGCCAGCGGCGCCGCCGCACCGAACCACACCGTGTCGCAGTTCTCGCTGCGCAGCAGGCGCGCGGCCCGACGCAGCACCAGCGGGGTCGGCAGCATCAGCGTGGTCGGATGGCGCACCACCTGGAACTTCTGCTTCGCATCGAATTTCAGATGACTGTCGCCACGCCACCGCGGAGCGTAAACGACCAGATCATCGGGCGGCAGCTCACCGGCCAACGCCTGCAGATACGACTGGATACCGCCCGGCCGCGGCGGGAAATCATTGGTAACCAGCAGAGTTCGGGCCATGCGAACAAACTACTGTGTTGGATTTGCCGCGCCGTCGGCGCTGTGTCTGATTGCAGCGCCTTCGGCGCTGCGGGTTCGCGGCCCCTTCTGTCTCGCGTCCGAGTCGTCGAGACTCGCGCCTGCGGCGCATGCGCTTCGACGACTCGGACGCGAGACGGGCCGCGAACGGGTCGCTCGTAAGACTCGCTCCGTGGTTGTCGCTGATGGCGGATTGTTGGGCCACTGATGTGTGCGTCGGATGGTCGAGTCCCGCGCCTGCGGCGCATGCGCTTTGACCACTCGGGCGCGAGACGGGCCGCGAACGGGTCGCTCGTAAGACTCGCTCCGTGGTTGTCGCTGATGGCGGATCGTTCGGCCACCGATGTGTGCGCGCATGCGCTTCGGCGGCTCGGCGCGAGACGGGTCGCTCCGTGGCTGGGAGGGCGGTAGTGGTCCGGGCTCAAGCGGTGCGGGCGGACAACCAAGCGCGCCAGTCGGCGACCAAGTCGTCACGGCTGGTGCCGAGCACATCGCGCATGATGCGGTCCTCGCTCGCGGAGTCCTGTTTACCCGCGGCGATGCGGCGGTACAGCTCGACCATGCGCGGCTGGTCGAACTTATCGGCGACGAACGAGCAGACCGACCACGCCTGCTCATAGGCGGCGACGGCACCGCTGCTCGCGAAGTCGGCGGCGGACGGGAGATCGCGTGGGACATTTCCGGCGCGAATGCTGGTGGCCACCGTCGGCGCGATATCGGCGAAATGATGTCCGGTGCCGAGGTGGGCCACGAATTCGGCGAAACCCTCGAGCATCCACTGCGGTGCGCCGTCGACGGTTTGGGCCCGCGTGGCGATATGGGTGAGTTCATGGCGCAGCAGTGTGCGCAGACCGTCAGCGTCGAGGCGGCGTCCGGCATCGGAGCTGAAGACCACGCGCTGGCCGGTCGGCTGGGTGCCGGGCACGAACGGATCGGCGACCGAGGCCGCGGCGACATCGGCGGGCAGGCTCGCGCCCGAGCGCACAAGCGCGGCGAACTCCGACGGATTCGACGCGACCACAACGATCGCGGACTGGGCCCAGCCCGGCCCCCACACATCGGTGACGGCCGTGGTCGCGGCGGCGAGTTCGCCCGCGAGCGTATCGATTTCGGCCCGCTGCGCCGGATGACCGACGACCAGGGACTCCTGGCCGTTCCCGGTCGGCACCTGCTCCGTGACGAGCTGCCCGAAGGGTTCGAGCGTGCGCCGCACCGCGACCAGGCGCGGATCGTTATCGGCGGCGCGCAGGCTGCCGATCGAAGTCGGCTGGGCCGCATGCAGTTTCGGCAGTACCGAATTCGGCACCATCAGCAGTGCACCGCAGGTTCCCGTCAGCACGGTGACCATCACGACGGTGGCGACGAACTGGAAGCGGCGCCGCACGAACAACCAGGCGCGGGCCCGCCGAAAGCTACTCATAGCTGATCAGTATCGCCGAGCCGAGTGATAGGGCGTCGACCCCATCGGCGCAACGGCTACCGGAACCCCGAATGTGGAGGCGTGCAGCATCAATCCATTGCCCGCATAGATGCCGACATGGGAGATATCGGAATAGAAGAACACGACATCGCCGGGTTGCAGATCCTTCTGACCCACCGGGGTGCCGTAGGAGGCCTGCTGCGAACTGGTCCGCGGCACATCCTTGCCGACCTGTTTGAAGGCCCACTGCACCAGACCGGAGCAGTCGAACTGGTGCGGTCCGGTCGCGCCCCAGACATACGGGTCGCCGATGCGGGTGAGTCCGGCGGCCAATGCGCTGGTGCCGCTGCCGGGAACCAGCCCGCGCAGCAGGGTGTCGGTATCGAAACCGGGTGGGAACGGCGATCCGGCCAATGCCGATTTGTCCTTGGTGGACAACTGACCCCACGCCTCGACCACCTGCGCGATGGATCCGGATAGACCGGCCCGCTTGCGCTCGAGGTCGGCGCTCACCTGGTCGGCCTTATCGGAGGCGGCGCGGGCGGTGTCGGCGGCGGCACGTGCGGCCTTTTCCGCCTCGGTCGCGGCGGCGGTCGCCTGCCTGTAGAGATTGAGCTGCTCGGAGTTCTTGGCCGAGATCACGTCGATGGTGGACATCTGGTCCAGCAGACGCTGCGGCGAATCGCTCAACAGGACAGCGGAGAGCCGGCTCGTGCGCGCGCCCTGATAGGCGGCGATCACGGTGCGATCGATGATCGGCTGGAACCTGCGGACCTCCTCGCGGGCCGCATCGGCGGTCTGCGTGGCCGCGTCGAGTTTGGCGTCGGCATCGTGCAGGGCGGCGAGTTTGGTGTCGAGATCGGCCTGCGCGCCTAGTGCCTGCTGATTGAGCTGCTCGGATTCGCGGGACAGGTCGATCATCCGCTGTACGGCCTCACCGGCCGTGGTCGGCATGGCGGCCGGATCGGCTCCGGCTGGACTGCCACTGGAGAGTGCGGCGGCCAGGACTACAGCCGCTAATGCCCCTCCCACCAGACGTTTCCTGCGATGTCTCCGGTGATGTGCTGTCACAGCGCGCCAAGCCCCGTTTTCTCTCGTGAAGCGATCTTGTCGCCTCCGTAAGCTGCGGAAACTCTGCGGCGAACCCCGCAAGCCGGGAAGGTCTCGATTAGGTTACGGAACGGCGTAGGTCTGTGTCCAGTGGGCCACAAAATGATCACTGGCCCTTCGAGCGACCCGCCAGCGATCGCTACGCAATGCCGTCCCGGCGCCCGGCCGTCTCGTACGGCCGGGCGGGGTGATCGAAAGGGTTGCTCAGAAGCGGCGCGCGCCGGCGACCGGCATGGAGGAGATCGACGCGAGCTTCACCGGGGTACCGGAGGTGGAGGCGTGGACGACGTTGCCGTCACCGGCGTACAGGCCGGAGTGGCTGCCACCGTAGAACGACACCAGATCGCCCGGCTGCAGGTCGTCGAGCGAGACCGGGGCGCCCGCGTTCAGCTGCTCACCGCTGGTGCGCGGCAGTTCCAGGCCGGCCTGCTGGTAGGACCACTTGACCAGACCCGAGCAGTCGAAGGCGTTCGGGCCCGCGGCACCGTAGACGTACGGCGAGCCGACCTTGCTCATCGCGGCGTCGAGCGCGATATCGCCGACGGACTTCTTGGGGGCCATGAACGGCAGCGGGGCGTTGGGCACCTCGATGCCCGGGATGCCCTGCGGGATCGGGATCTCGTTGGGCACATCGAAGGTGCCGACGCCGGGGATCGTGACCGGCTGGGCCGAGGCGGGCGCGGCGGGCAACAGGAAGACGCCGAGCGAGGCAGCTCCGACGGCTCCGGCCGCGACGGCACGCTTGGCATGTCGCTTGACGGTGTTGGTCGCCATGATGCGGTACTTCCAATCTGCCCCACGACGCCGCACCCGGTGGTACAGCGGACTGCGTGTCGAAGCACCGTCGGGTGGTGCGCCGAACTCCGTGAGGTCTCGAAAAGGTTACGAACACATCACGGTGGTTTGTAAAGCTGGAGGCATCCGAAATGGCGATGCTCAACAAATTTGCCACCGAATATGTGCGACTTATGTCACACCAATCACGAAACGATAACAACGGGTGATTTTCCGGGGATCTCGGCATCGCGGGCCGAGCTGGAAGGCGTCCGGTGCCGGTGTGTCTCAGACGCGGGGTTTCTCGGAATTTCTCCAGGTCGTGAAGGCATCTTGGTGCGTGTTCGGCCGGGCGAGTCGAACCGATCGGTCTCAGCGCGCGGGTCGCGGGCAGCGCGCCGACGGCACCGGCTCCGAGCGCCCGGGCGTGTCCGTCCGTTTGATGTAATTTTCCAAAGAATGTGATGTGCGCCACTTTTTGGTGTTCTAGATCATTTTGTGGGAATCGGAGCGAAATCCTCGCCGTGTAATTCGGACATTTCTCTGCTGAAATCCCAGGTGGCTTTCCGGCGGTTCCTGTCGTACCGAGGCCCTACGCTGCACGCCGTGCCCGATCCGACGCCGCGCCAGGCCGCCGCACTGCAGTTGGCCTTCGACGAGCTCGAGACGCCGCTCTATGACACCACCTTCGTGGTCGTCGACCTGGAGACCACGGGAACCAGCCCCGAGGGCGACGCCATCACCGAGATCGGTGCGGTGAAGGTGCGCGGCGGTGAGGTGCTGGGGGAGTTCGCGACCCTGGTGAATCCGGGACGGGCCATACCGCCCGCGATCGTGCAGATCACCGGGATCACCACCGCGATGGTCTACGAGGCGCCCCGGATCGAGGCGGTGCTGCCGGGTTTTCTCGAATTCGCCAAGGGCGCCGTGCTGGTCGCGCACAACGCCCGGTTCGATATGGCCTTCCTGCGCGCCGCTGCGGCCCGCATGGATGCGCTGTGGCCGAGCGGGCCGGTGGTGTGCACGGTGAAGCTGGCGCGGCGCGTCCTCGCCCGCGACGAGGCCCCATCGGTCCGGCTCGGGGTGCTCGCGCCGCTGCTCGGTGCGAGCACCCAGCCGAACCACCGTGCACTCGACGACGCAAGGGCGACAGTGGACGTGCTGCACGCCCTTATCGGTCGAGTCGGCAATCTGGGCGTGCACAGCCTGACCGAACTGCTCGACTATCTGCCGAATGTCACACCGCGCCAACGCGCCAAGCGCGTTCTCGCCAACGATCTGCCGTCGAGTCCGGGCGTCTATCTCTTCCGCGGACCCTCCGACGAAGTCCTCTATATAGGGACGGCCGTGAACCTGCGCCGACGCGTGCGCAATTACTTCACCGGATCCGAGACCCGCGGCCGGATGAAAGAGATGGTCTCCCTTGCCATCCGGGTCGACCACGTGGTGTGCGCGCACGGTCTGGAGGCCGGGGTGCGGGAGCTGCGACTGATCGTCGCGCATACCCCGCCCTATAACCGGCGCTCGAAATTCCCGAAGCGCGGTTGGTGGATAACGCTGACCGACGAACCGTTTCCCCGATTCGCGATCGCGCGCACACCGACCGCGGATGCGTTGGGACCCTTCCCTTCTCGGATGGACGCGAACGACATCGCGCTGACCATCGCGGAGCACAGCGACCTGCGCACCTGCACCACGCGACTGCCGCGCGACGGTCGCCACGACTGTCCGCCCGCGGTGGTCGGCGGATGTCCGGCGGCCGCCAGCGGCACTCCTATATATAGGGAGGAATACGAACCCACTGCCGCGGCCGTCCGGGCGTTCTTCGCGGGGCACTCCGACGCGGCGTTGCGGGCCATGCTCGACCGCATCGAAACCCATTCGCACGCCGAACATTTCGAGGCTGCCGCCCGATTGCGCGACCGGACCGTCGCGGTGGTGCGGGCACTACACCGCACCCAACGACTCGCCGCGGTGGCACGGATCGCCGAACTGATCGCGGCGCATCCGGACGGTGCGGGCGGTTGGGAGTACGCGGTGATTCGCTATGGGCGGCTGGCGGGGGCCGGCACCTCGGCGCGGGGTGTGCCGCCCATGCCGGTGATCGAACGCATCGTCGCGGCATCGGAGACCGTGCTGCCGGATCCGGTGCCGCCGTTGCGCGGTGCGCCGCCGGAGGAGGTCGGTCTGGTGACGCGATGGTTGGGCCGGCCGGGGACGCGGATCGTGCGCACGACTGAGGGTTACGGCGATTCGATCCGAAGTGCCGGGGCCTGGGCCGGATGGGCGGATCTCGCCGATGCGGCCGCACGGGCCAGACTGCACGGGCCGGAGACCGAACTCGCGGAGTACCAGGGCGGTGACCGCCTAGGCTGACAGCCATGATTACCGCGATCGTGATGATCCAGGCCGAGAACGCCCGCATTCCGGAGACCGCACAGGCGGTCGCCGACACCGTGGGTGTCACCGAGGTCTACTCCTGCGCGGGCGATGTCGACCTGATCGCGATCGTGCGGGTGCGCGACCACGAGGAGATCGCCGAGGTGGTGACCGGCCGGATCGACAAGACCCCCGGCGTCGCCCGCACCACCACCCACATCGCCTTCAAGTCCTACTCGAGCGCCGACGTCGAAGCGGGCTTCTCCCTCGGCGAGTGATCCGTACTCAGCGAACGAGGATGGAGGACCCGGAGCAGGTGCGGGAGGCGCCGGAGGGGAGCACGGCGCCGGCAGTCAGTTGTCGCCGAGGGTGTTGGTGAGCTTGGCCCAGCGGTCGAGCAGGGCCGCGGATCTGCCTGTGTCGATGGCTTCAGCGGCGCGATCGATGCCCGAGGCGATGGCGTCGTGTATATCGGCATCCGGATCGCCGACCCCCTGGGACAACTCGTACGCGACGATGGCGGCGGCGGAGTTCAGCAGTACCGCATCGCGCACCGGGCCCGCGGTACCCGCGAATACGCTGCGCGCGACACCCGCATTGACCTCGGCGTCGCCGCCGCGCAATGCGTCCAGCTCGACGCGCGCGATGCCGATGCGGGTCGGATCGATGGTGGTTTCCCGCAGTTTTCCGCCCGATACCACCCACGCGTGGGTGGTATCGGAGGTGGTGATCTCGTCCAGGCCGTCATTGCCGCGCACCACGATGGCGCTGGCGCCGCGCTCGGCGAAGACCCCGGCGATTACCGGCAGTAGTTCAGGGAACGCACAGCCGACCAGCCCGGCGCGTGGTTGCGCGGGGTTGGTGAGCGGGCCGAGCACATTGAAAACGGTGGGGATGCCGATTTCCTTGCGGGCCGGACCGGCGAAGCGCAACGCGGGGTGGAACAGCGGCGCGAAGCAGAAGCCGATGCCGACCTCGCGTACGCAGCGAGCAACGGACTTGGGGCCGAGGGCCAGCTTCACGCCCAATGCCTCCAGCACATCGGCGCCACCGCTCTTCGAGGAGGCCGCGCGATTGCCGTGCTTGA
Protein-coding sequences here:
- the trpD gene encoding anthranilate phosphoribosyltransferase, whose protein sequence is MRSWPQVLGTLADGGDLAADDTTWVIDEIFTDNATQAQIAAFGVAMKIKGPTPTELSGMAAGMLGHARLVHVDGDAVDIVGTGGDRSGSVNISTMSSIVVASAGVPVVKHGNRAASSKSGGADVLEALGVKLALGPKSVARCVREVGIGFCFAPLFHPALRFAGPARKEIGIPTVFNVLGPLTNPAQPRAGLVGCAFPELLPVIAGVFAERGASAIVVRGNDGLDEITTSDTTHAWVVSGGKLRETTIDPTRIGIARVELDALRGGDAEVNAGVARSVFAGTAGPVRDAVLLNSAAAIVAYELSQGVGDPDADIHDAIASGIDRAAEAIDTGRSAALLDRWAKLTNTLGDN
- a CDS encoding C40 family peptidase, which encodes MATNTVKRHAKRAVAAGAVGAASLGVFLLPAAPASAQPVTIPGVGTFDVPNEIPIPQGIPGIEVPNAPLPFMAPKKSVGDIALDAAMSKVGSPYVYGAAGPNAFDCSGLVKWSYQQAGLELPRTSGEQLNAGAPVSLDDLQPGDLVSFYGGSHSGLYAGDGNVVHASTSGTPVKLASISSMPVAGARRF
- a CDS encoding glycosyltransferase family 4 protein, with product MARTLLVTNDFPPRPGGIQSYLQALAGELPPDDLVVYAPRWRGDSHLKFDAKQKFQVVRHPTTLMLPTPLVLRRAARLLRSENCDTVWFGAAAPLALLSPMLRRAGATRILASTHGHEVGWSMLPGARQALRAIGEHTDVVTYVSRYTRGRFASAFGPNAALEYLPPGVDTEVFRPDPAARAELRERYGLGDRPTILCLSRLVPRKGQDALIVAMLEIRARIPGAVLVVAGGGPYEDKLHGLAAAIGVSDDVVFTGRVPSSELAAHHTLADVFAMPSRTRGAGLDVEGLGIVYLEASASGVPVVAGRSGGAPETVLEGKSGRVVDGRKTTEIADAIVEILSDRDAAAEMGAAGRAWVEEQWRWDSLGARLRQLLR
- a CDS encoding Lrp/AsnC family transcriptional regulator; amino-acid sequence: MITAIVMIQAENARIPETAQAVADTVGVTEVYSCAGDVDLIAIVRVRDHEEIAEVVTGRIDKTPGVARTTTHIAFKSYSSADVEAGFSLGE
- a CDS encoding NlpC/P60 family protein, which translates into the protein MGGALAAVVLAAALSSGSPAGADPAAMPTTAGEAVQRMIDLSRESEQLNQQALGAQADLDTKLAALHDADAKLDAATQTADAAREEVRRFQPIIDRTVIAAYQGARTSRLSAVLLSDSPQRLLDQMSTIDVISAKNSEQLNLYRQATAAATEAEKAARAAADTARAASDKADQVSADLERKRAGLSGSIAQVVEAWGQLSTKDKSALAGSPFPPGFDTDTLLRGLVPGSGTSALAAGLTRIGDPYVWGATGPHQFDCSGLVQWAFKQVGKDVPRTSSQQASYGTPVGQKDLQPGDVVFFYSDISHVGIYAGNGLMLHASTFGVPVAVAPMGSTPYHSARRY
- a CDS encoding DEDD exonuclease domain-containing protein, encoding MPDPTPRQAAALQLAFDELETPLYDTTFVVVDLETTGTSPEGDAITEIGAVKVRGGEVLGEFATLVNPGRAIPPAIVQITGITTAMVYEAPRIEAVLPGFLEFAKGAVLVAHNARFDMAFLRAAAARMDALWPSGPVVCTVKLARRVLARDEAPSVRLGVLAPLLGASTQPNHRALDDARATVDVLHALIGRVGNLGVHSLTELLDYLPNVTPRQRAKRVLANDLPSSPGVYLFRGPSDEVLYIGTAVNLRRRVRNYFTGSETRGRMKEMVSLAIRVDHVVCAHGLEAGVRELRLIVAHTPPYNRRSKFPKRGWWITLTDEPFPRFAIARTPTADALGPFPSRMDANDIALTIAEHSDLRTCTTRLPRDGRHDCPPAVVGGCPAAASGTPIYREEYEPTAAAVRAFFAGHSDAALRAMLDRIETHSHAEHFEAAARLRDRTVAVVRALHRTQRLAAVARIAELIAAHPDGAGGWEYAVIRYGRLAGAGTSARGVPPMPVIERIVAASETVLPDPVPPLRGAPPEEVGLVTRWLGRPGTRIVRTTEGYGDSIRSAGAWAGWADLADAAARARLHGPETELAEYQGGDRLG